The following proteins are encoded in a genomic region of Reichenbachiella sp.:
- a CDS encoding beta-N-acetylhexosaminidase → MNLESKYAYVLGLVLGALLLVTSCETKPPTNLADHTLIPHPVEIAGTGDRFQLARAATIQIADASLQGPAEYLIKAQPGMKLTTDQKADIVLSLDANDEQLGEEGYVMNISDDQILLSANHSGGVFHGLQTLLQLIPLSDERPIEIPTGTIRDYPRYAYRGSMLDVSRHFFGVEDVKRYIDFIAAYKFNVLHLHLTDDQGWRIEIKSKPALTAIGASTEVGGGAGGFYTQEQYQDIVQYAADRFITIVPEIDLPGHTQAALASYPELNCDGKVGELYTGTKVGFSTLCTDNEATYEFVDAVVKELAAITPGPFIHIGGDESHATEKEDFIYFINRAQKIVSKYGKTMMGWDEIAQGEIEKESVVQQWNSAGNASKAAENGNRIILSPAKLAYMDMKYDSTSRIGYDWAALIEVDQAYNWDPDSVNATVPSELIYGIEAPLWTETVENMEDIEYLVFPRLLGYAEIGWSPQSIRNWETYRVRLAAQALRFESEGIDFYRSPVVDWEKKDSIN, encoded by the coding sequence ATGAATTTAGAATCGAAGTATGCCTATGTCTTGGGTTTAGTCCTGGGTGCCTTATTACTGGTCACGAGTTGCGAAACCAAACCACCTACCAATCTTGCAGATCACACACTTATCCCTCATCCAGTGGAGATTGCTGGCACTGGCGATAGATTCCAATTGGCGAGGGCGGCTACTATTCAAATAGCTGATGCTTCCTTACAAGGCCCAGCCGAGTATTTGATAAAAGCCCAACCAGGAATGAAATTGACTACTGATCAAAAGGCTGATATCGTATTGTCTCTGGATGCCAATGATGAGCAACTGGGGGAGGAAGGATATGTAATGAATATCTCTGATGATCAGATTTTGCTATCAGCGAATCATTCGGGTGGGGTGTTTCATGGATTGCAAACTTTGTTGCAATTGATACCGCTATCGGATGAGAGACCTATCGAAATACCTACGGGCACTATTCGTGACTATCCGAGATATGCCTACCGGGGTTCTATGCTGGATGTGTCCAGACATTTCTTTGGTGTGGAAGATGTGAAGAGATACATCGATTTCATCGCGGCCTACAAATTTAATGTGCTGCATTTGCACCTGACCGATGATCAGGGTTGGCGAATTGAAATCAAATCCAAACCAGCATTGACTGCTATTGGTGCTTCGACTGAAGTGGGAGGAGGTGCCGGCGGCTTCTACACCCAGGAGCAGTATCAGGACATTGTGCAATACGCAGCAGATCGGTTTATCACTATTGTTCCGGAGATCGATTTGCCGGGTCACACACAAGCGGCGCTGGCTTCTTACCCGGAGTTGAATTGCGATGGCAAGGTGGGCGAATTATACACAGGAACCAAAGTGGGCTTTAGTACCTTGTGTACGGACAATGAAGCTACTTATGAGTTTGTAGATGCGGTAGTCAAAGAGCTCGCGGCGATTACACCGGGGCCATTTATTCATATTGGTGGTGACGAGAGTCACGCCACGGAGAAAGAAGATTTTATCTATTTCATCAATCGGGCGCAGAAAATTGTATCCAAGTATGGCAAAACTATGATGGGCTGGGACGAAATCGCTCAAGGCGAAATAGAAAAAGAAAGTGTTGTGCAGCAGTGGAACAGTGCAGGCAATGCTTCCAAAGCCGCCGAAAATGGCAACAGAATCATACTATCCCCAGCTAAGCTGGCCTATATGGATATGAAGTATGACAGCACCAGTCGCATTGGGTATGATTGGGCGGCGTTGATAGAAGTGGATCAGGCATATAATTGGGATCCTGACTCCGTGAATGCTACGGTGCCCTCCGAGTTGATTTATGGTATAGAAGCACCCCTTTGGACAGAGACTGTGGAAAATATGGAGGATATCGAGTATTTGGTATTTCCTCGACTATTAGGGTATGCAGAGATTGGCTGGTCACCTCAGTCGATCAGAAATTGGGAAACGTATCGCGTTCGCTTGGCCGCTCAGGCTCTGCGTTTCGAATCAGAAGGAATAGACTTCTACCGTTCACCAGTAGTAGACTGGGAGAAGAAAGATTCTATTAATTGA
- a CDS encoding sugar transferase, whose product MTIYCNYIKPLIDKIIALILFVLLFPIGLTIMGLLLLESFSNPFFIQSRPGKGGRTFRMVKFRTMNKAMDGTRNLLSDDQRITPIGQWLRKTSLDEIPQLLHVIKGEMSLVGPRPLLEEYLPLYNEEQKKRHEVLPGITGWAQVNGRNAVDWEKRFQLDLWYVDHVSFWLDLKILLLTLKKVVLREGISSGSFVTMEKFKGTVQ is encoded by the coding sequence TTGACTATCTACTGCAACTATATCAAACCACTCATAGACAAGATCATCGCTTTGATATTGTTTGTTTTGTTATTTCCTATCGGATTAACAATTATGGGGCTATTGCTGTTAGAGTCCTTTTCAAACCCCTTTTTTATTCAGAGCAGGCCGGGTAAAGGCGGTCGGACGTTTCGAATGGTGAAATTTAGAACCATGAATAAGGCCATGGATGGCACAAGAAATCTCCTGTCGGACGACCAAAGAATTACACCCATAGGGCAATGGCTTCGAAAGACTTCTTTGGATGAAATTCCTCAACTCCTCCATGTGATCAAAGGAGAAATGAGTTTGGTTGGTCCCAGACCTTTGCTAGAGGAATACTTGCCCCTATATAATGAAGAACAGAAAAAACGCCATGAGGTGCTCCCTGGAATAACCGGCTGGGCTCAGGTGAATGGAAGAAATGCCGTCGATTGGGAAAAGCGATTTCAGTTGGATTTGTGGTATGTCGATCATGTCAGTTTCTGGTTGGATTTAAAAATACTTTTGTTGACCTTGAAAAAGGTAGTACTAAGAGAAGGGATTTCTTCAGGCAGTTTTGTGACCATGGAAAAGTTTAAGGGAACCGTCCAGTAG
- a CDS encoding DegT/DnrJ/EryC1/StrS family aminotransferase yields MNKRIYLSPPHMSGEEKKYMNEAFDSNWIAPIGPNVDEFENAICDYTGSRNCAALSSGTAAIHLALILLGVQQGDEVIASTFTFAATINPIIYQKATPVLVESEPESWNLSPEFLEEAISDRIAAGKKPKAIIFVHIYGMPGKVEDILSIARKYDIPLIEDASEAFGSKYKGIMLGTFGDLGIYSFNGNKIITTSGGGALVSNNKDWIDRAIHLATQARDEAPHYQHTEIGYNYRLSNVLAGIGRGQMQVIEERVSKRRTVNQFYRKHLDSLPGVQFLSEPTSDYFSNHWLTTMLIDPEQSSGVTTESVRTKLAEHNIEARPFWKPMHLQPVFDSYPYYGDGFSERLFEKGLCLPSGSSLSEDDQLRIVGIVKELFSSK; encoded by the coding sequence ATGAATAAGAGAATATATCTGTCGCCTCCTCACATGAGCGGTGAAGAGAAAAAATACATGAATGAGGCATTTGATTCCAATTGGATAGCTCCAATAGGACCCAATGTAGATGAATTTGAAAATGCTATTTGCGATTATACAGGTAGTAGAAATTGTGCGGCATTGTCTTCAGGAACGGCGGCCATTCATTTGGCTTTGATTCTTTTGGGTGTGCAGCAGGGTGATGAAGTGATCGCTTCTACTTTCACCTTTGCGGCAACCATCAACCCTATAATCTATCAGAAGGCCACACCGGTATTGGTAGAAAGTGAACCGGAAAGCTGGAACCTATCTCCTGAATTTCTCGAAGAGGCCATTTCCGATAGGATAGCAGCAGGAAAAAAGCCTAAGGCCATCATTTTTGTGCATATCTATGGCATGCCAGGAAAAGTGGAAGATATACTGTCCATTGCCCGAAAATATGATATTCCTTTGATCGAAGATGCCTCAGAGGCATTTGGAAGCAAGTACAAGGGTATAATGCTGGGGACATTCGGTGACCTTGGGATTTACTCTTTCAACGGGAATAAAATTATTACTACCTCGGGTGGTGGCGCATTGGTTTCAAACAATAAAGATTGGATTGATCGAGCTATTCATTTGGCTACTCAGGCCAGAGATGAAGCGCCCCATTATCAACATACTGAAATTGGCTATAATTATCGATTGAGTAATGTTTTGGCCGGTATTGGCCGTGGACAAATGCAGGTGATAGAAGAGCGCGTATCGAAACGAAGAACAGTGAATCAGTTTTATAGAAAGCATTTGGATTCATTGCCTGGAGTGCAGTTTTTGAGTGAACCGACTTCGGATTATTTTTCGAATCATTGGCTGACTACGATGTTAATTGATCCGGAACAATCCAGTGGAGTTACAACAGAAAGCGTGAGAACCAAGCTTGCAGAGCACAACATTGAGGCGCGACCATTTTGGAAACCGATGCATTTGCAACCAGTATTTGATTCCTATCCTTATTATGGAGATGGCTTTTCTGAGCGCTTATTTGAAAAGGGATTGTGTCTGCCTTCGGGCAGTAGTTTGTCTGAAGATGACCAACTACGGATCGTTGGGATAGTCAAAGAATTGTTTTCATCAAAATAA
- a CDS encoding DUF5009 domain-containing protein has translation MTIKENLYNGRIVSIDAFRGITILVMIFVNELAGVSEVPQWMKHMPADADAMTFVDLVFPAFLFIVGMSVPFAFNARLVKGDRPLVIWKHTLKRSLALIIMGLFMVNAEYGYNRAQMLISPALWAFFAYSLPIPIWNKYTKDFSSLWKNILQYGGMLGFVALYFLYVQDTGEIGMTPKWWGILGLIGWAYLFTAVFYWFTNGNLKAMIAFFVISVVANCINQTEGLIITELSAFKFIAGHLTHATLVAAGVIISLFFFDGKSKADLNWRVVGFGLLFFLAGYLLRPYYEVSKIRGTPSWTLYSAGLCTFIYYALYWLMEVKKKTNWSEFFMPAAANPLLIYILPGIIIYFNLSIGLRIIPEYFDSGIPGILWCAVFSVIMLYLMKVFNKLNIRLHL, from the coding sequence ATGACAATCAAGGAAAATTTGTACAATGGGCGCATCGTCTCTATCGATGCTTTTAGGGGGATTACCATATTGGTAATGATTTTTGTGAATGAGCTGGCGGGGGTGTCCGAGGTACCCCAATGGATGAAACACATGCCAGCGGATGCCGATGCCATGACCTTCGTCGATCTGGTTTTTCCGGCCTTCCTTTTTATCGTCGGAATGTCTGTCCCCTTCGCATTCAATGCACGATTGGTGAAAGGCGATCGTCCATTGGTGATTTGGAAACATACGCTCAAAAGATCACTGGCGCTGATCATCATGGGCTTGTTTATGGTGAATGCTGAATACGGTTACAACCGAGCCCAAATGCTTATCAGTCCGGCTCTTTGGGCATTTTTCGCGTATTCACTTCCCATTCCCATTTGGAATAAATACACTAAAGACTTCTCTTCGCTCTGGAAAAACATACTCCAATACGGGGGCATGTTGGGGTTTGTGGCACTTTACTTTCTTTATGTACAAGACACTGGTGAGATCGGTATGACCCCAAAATGGTGGGGCATCCTAGGGCTCATTGGCTGGGCTTATTTGTTTACTGCAGTTTTCTACTGGTTTACTAATGGCAATCTCAAAGCTATGATTGCCTTCTTTGTGATCAGTGTAGTGGCCAACTGCATCAACCAAACGGAAGGTCTCATCATCACTGAATTAAGCGCGTTCAAATTTATAGCAGGACACCTTACCCATGCAACCTTGGTAGCAGCTGGCGTCATTATTTCACTTTTCTTTTTTGATGGTAAAAGTAAAGCAGACCTCAACTGGCGAGTGGTTGGGTTTGGGTTGCTATTCTTTCTGGCTGGCTATCTGTTGAGACCCTATTACGAGGTCTCAAAAATCAGAGGCACGCCTTCCTGGACATTGTACTCTGCCGGACTGTGCACCTTCATCTACTACGCTTTGTACTGGCTGATGGAAGTAAAAAAGAAAACCAACTGGAGTGAATTCTTCATGCCTGCAGCGGCCAACCCACTTTTGATTTACATCCTACCGGGTATCATTATTTATTTCAACCTATCCATAGGGCTGCGAATCATACCTGAGTATTTCGACAGTGGAATACCAGGCATTTTGTGGTGTGCAGTCTTCTCGGTCATCATGCTATACCTGATGAAAGTTTTCAACAAACTAAATATCCGATTGCACTTATAG
- a CDS encoding aryl-sulfate sulfotransferase, producing the protein MNRKILEMLVGICLLASCSDSDTTSLPEIEAMRVNIYPSIGKTAKLTVSLSQPHEAYLDYWETENTASIKTIHLPISENAEQTALLTQLKENTTYSYLVRFGEESVESNEIQAFQTPARLDAVDLFYDESKNQIDTDLEGHFLFHKTGHPSVILLVDGSGQVVWYRTSPNMIKVANLTHHNTILTIESTTDQGFSDGDRILETNLAGDTLLLLSYGENDFNKIPHHDLFLTDENHVAYLTQEFQDEFSGDGILVLDRSGQKVWEWTSFSEIAKPDLATYVQPWGNSLVEDETAYYVSFRALSQIWKINKQSHQVDWKLGATGNFQLLDDSKFLFQHFAHFNSSGDLMLFDNGASDNRPFSRILSLGLTDENQTISPKINIQLPAEYFSPFMGSAQQLNTEEFLVCSATNGIILGINQSGQINWQLTAQDRMYRCVYIENLF; encoded by the coding sequence ATGAATAGAAAAATACTAGAAATGCTAGTGGGAATTTGCCTTCTCGCTTCATGCTCAGATAGTGACACAACATCATTACCTGAAATTGAAGCGATGCGGGTAAATATCTACCCATCTATCGGCAAGACAGCCAAATTAACCGTCTCATTAAGTCAACCCCATGAGGCGTATTTGGATTATTGGGAAACAGAAAACACAGCTTCGATAAAGACCATACACCTCCCAATCTCAGAAAATGCGGAGCAAACCGCTTTGCTCACTCAACTAAAAGAAAATACAACCTATAGCTATCTCGTCAGATTTGGCGAAGAATCCGTAGAATCAAACGAAATTCAAGCCTTCCAAACCCCAGCTCGTCTAGATGCAGTTGATCTTTTTTATGACGAATCAAAAAATCAAATAGACACTGACCTGGAGGGTCATTTCCTCTTTCATAAAACCGGGCATCCATCAGTAATTCTTTTGGTAGATGGTAGCGGACAAGTGGTATGGTATCGCACCTCTCCCAACATGATAAAGGTAGCCAACCTCACCCATCACAATACGATCCTTACCATCGAAAGCACAACAGATCAGGGCTTCTCCGATGGAGACAGAATACTGGAAACCAATCTGGCAGGAGATACCCTCCTCTTACTGTCCTATGGTGAAAATGATTTTAACAAAATTCCACATCACGACCTATTTCTAACAGATGAAAACCATGTGGCCTACCTCACCCAAGAGTTCCAAGATGAGTTTAGTGGTGACGGTATTTTGGTACTTGACCGCAGCGGTCAGAAAGTATGGGAATGGACTTCCTTTTCTGAAATAGCCAAACCAGATCTGGCTACATACGTCCAACCGTGGGGCAATTCGCTGGTAGAAGACGAAACAGCCTACTACGTTTCGTTTCGTGCCCTTTCTCAGATTTGGAAAATCAACAAACAAAGCCATCAGGTCGATTGGAAATTGGGTGCAACAGGTAACTTTCAATTGTTAGACGATTCAAAGTTTTTGTTCCAGCATTTTGCTCATTTCAACTCCTCAGGCGATCTGATGCTATTCGATAATGGGGCTTCGGATAATCGACCATTTTCACGTATCTTGTCGCTTGGTTTGACTGACGAGAATCAAACCATCTCACCCAAAATTAACATTCAACTGCCAGCGGAATATTTCTCTCCGTTTATGGGTAGTGCCCAGCAGTTGAATACCGAAGAATTCTTAGTCTGTAGTGCGACCAATGGTATTATACTCGGTATAAATCAATCCGGTCAGATCAATTGGCAACTCACTGCACAGGACAGGATGTATCGTTGTGTTTATATTGAAAATTTATTTTAA
- a CDS encoding SusD/RagB family nutrient-binding outer membrane lipoprotein → MKIFNIKYLLLLAVLSWSCTDDFDEINKDPNAYNELDPSFQLAKVQLDLSGKREETWRYDLGIASSMIQHFSGSWWCQHGAQYRVVEQSHWYSLWEESYPRDAKNIQSIIDATADDPEMVNINSAARIMKVLIYSKITDLYGDIPYSQAVKGFTEGILTPAYDKQADIYADFFKELDEAVAAFDDSKETMSSDLFFGGDVEKWRRFGNSLRLRLGLRLTKVDIAEAETQVRAAIAGGLMQSNDDNAIMLHSDFSYSTNENRGNGRSQVFNASANSEGFRLTNTLVDFLKDTGDPRLFIYGGTYTAPKGDPSRLDVTEHLQEGIVHGALWWNLWSDYGDLYDGSGAYVAYIAHVNKYMQPSDYITSNAAPYFHLTYAEVEMFLTEAAARGWTSDAATHWENGVRAGMQHVSMYPGAPAITETQITDFLAANPLPAATDDQIRVANEQLWVIYFMNGTEAYANYRRSGYPELVPFTNVEWYYSGTDGVMPRRFFYPEFESQNNPDNYANAISRIGGTNNMMTPVWWDKQ, encoded by the coding sequence ATGAAAATATTTAATATAAAATACCTACTGCTCCTGGCAGTTTTAAGCTGGTCTTGCACTGATGATTTCGATGAGATCAACAAAGACCCAAATGCTTACAATGAGTTAGATCCAAGCTTTCAATTGGCTAAAGTGCAATTAGACCTTTCGGGTAAAAGAGAAGAAACCTGGAGATACGATTTGGGAATAGCTTCATCGATGATCCAACACTTCAGTGGTTCCTGGTGGTGCCAGCATGGTGCTCAGTACCGTGTAGTAGAGCAAAGCCATTGGTACTCACTTTGGGAAGAATCTTATCCAAGAGATGCTAAAAACATCCAGAGCATTATTGATGCCACAGCTGACGATCCTGAAATGGTAAATATTAATTCTGCTGCCAGAATTATGAAAGTTTTGATCTATTCCAAGATCACAGACCTGTATGGCGATATCCCATATTCACAAGCGGTGAAAGGGTTTACAGAAGGGATTCTTACTCCTGCTTATGATAAGCAAGCAGACATCTATGCCGATTTCTTTAAGGAGCTGGATGAAGCTGTAGCTGCTTTTGATGATTCGAAAGAAACCATGTCGAGTGATCTGTTTTTTGGAGGAGATGTGGAGAAATGGAGAAGATTTGGAAATTCATTGAGATTGAGATTAGGGTTGAGATTGACGAAAGTGGATATCGCAGAAGCTGAAACTCAGGTGAGAGCGGCTATAGCAGGAGGCCTTATGCAAAGCAATGATGATAATGCTATCATGCTGCATAGCGATTTTTCTTATTCTACCAATGAGAATCGTGGTAATGGCCGGTCACAAGTATTTAACGCATCTGCAAACTCTGAAGGGTTTCGTTTGACAAATACTTTAGTTGACTTCTTGAAAGACACAGGTGACCCACGTCTTTTCATCTATGGAGGAACCTACACCGCACCAAAAGGAGACCCTAGCCGTCTGGATGTAACCGAACATCTGCAAGAGGGAATCGTACATGGGGCACTTTGGTGGAATCTATGGTCCGACTATGGAGATTTGTATGATGGAAGCGGTGCTTATGTAGCTTATATCGCTCATGTAAACAAGTACATGCAGCCAAGCGATTACATCACTTCAAATGCCGCTCCCTACTTTCATTTGACTTACGCGGAAGTGGAAATGTTCCTGACCGAAGCGGCAGCCAGAGGCTGGACTTCTGATGCAGCGACCCACTGGGAGAATGGAGTAAGAGCTGGGATGCAACATGTAAGTATGTACCCTGGTGCACCTGCGATCACTGAAACTCAGATAACTGATTTCCTGGCAGCGAATCCTTTACCTGCTGCTACTGATGATCAAATTCGCGTAGCCAATGAGCAACTTTGGGTGATTTACTTTATGAACGGGACAGAAGCATATGCCAACTATAGAAGATCTGGATATCCTGAATTGGTGCCATTTACTAATGTAGAATGGTATTACAGTGGTACTGATGGCGTGATGCCAAGAAGATTCTTCTATCCGGAATTTGAGTCTCAAAACAATCCGGACAATTACGCAAATGCCATCAGTAGAATCGGTGGTACTAATAATATGATGACACCAGTTTGGTGGGATAAACAATAA
- a CDS encoding SusC/RagA family TonB-linked outer membrane protein, with translation MNKLYNALLSCLLLCSTLSAMGQGNKVSGTVTGAEDGTPLIGVTILGSSGSGTVTDIDGNYSLIAAPNETLQFSYIGYLAQSIEVGNRSTLDVAMQPDLQQLDEIVVTALGIERDKKALGYSITEVGSENIARNGEINAVNSLAGKVAGINISTTTAGPSGSSRVIIRGISEIDGSNQPLYVIDGVPVDNGTLGQATQNGGFDLGDGLSDINPDDIESISVLKGASAAALYGSRALNGVILVTTKKGSKSGKGWSIDFNSTVTLDKISTKLDERQQVYGQGSNGALPESIDRARNITSSWGAPLDPALTVTQVDGTDRPYGLVENNIQGLFDTGVTYNNTLALSGGNENANVRLSFTDIDNSDILPNSGLDRQNATLRAYSKLGKHVEVDGKLSYITEKVNNRPALTDEVTNIGNGIIGLAPNFDQAWLETYKNDDGTYLDYTGNIYRANPYWTINETYNNSEKDRILGFGSIKVNFTDWLSLKVRSGLDYFTFNHHEFYNKYTPTKEGGQMVDLTTTLKETNNDFLLSANRDLSDDISMSLSAGGNLMHSKASSTRISGSEIIIEGVDGLNNFQNIVVTPSGAEKKVNSLYGFASFSFKNYLYLDLTGRNDWFSTLPSKNRSQFYPSVSASFILSDAVDLGLDALSFFKIRASYAEVGGDAAPYQLANTYSLTGLSHLGVPLAEISGNQISNPDLKPERTNSIELGTDIRFFEGRVGLDFAYYTTTTDDLIFNAPVGETTGYRSAIVNSGQLKNEGIELLLNTTPLKLANGLQWDLSLNFAKNKTTVESLHPDIPVITIADARWAGVKIIAEEGSEFGLITGRGFLRDDEGNIIHGADGMPRLTEEPIELGSTLPDWTAGAITTLSYKGISLKASFDVRMGGDIFAVTNMTMYGSGAHPETLEGREGWNDYAQRNRDAQDAWVDAGNAPEDFVNLPIDGGYIGHGVKETAASTDDNPEYEANDQIVNPADYWNFVSSNVPEKFVYDASYIKLRDLSLAYSLPVSILDKTPFTNVRFAVIGRNLWTLYKNVPNIDPESTYNNGNGQGLEYGSLPTRRHYGFTLNVSF, from the coding sequence ATGAATAAACTTTACAATGCACTTCTATCGTGCTTGTTACTTTGCTCCACGCTGTCCGCCATGGGACAAGGAAACAAAGTATCCGGCACGGTAACTGGCGCTGAAGATGGTACACCACTGATTGGTGTTACCATTCTTGGTAGCTCAGGATCCGGAACCGTCACAGACATAGACGGGAATTACTCGTTAATCGCAGCGCCGAATGAAACATTACAGTTTTCATACATTGGTTATTTAGCTCAGTCCATTGAAGTTGGAAACAGATCCACCCTCGACGTGGCCATGCAACCGGACTTACAACAACTTGATGAAATAGTTGTTACTGCCCTGGGAATCGAAAGGGATAAAAAAGCCCTCGGCTACTCCATTACAGAAGTAGGCAGTGAAAACATTGCAAGAAACGGTGAAATCAATGCTGTCAATTCATTAGCAGGAAAGGTAGCTGGGATCAATATTTCCACTACTACAGCGGGACCATCTGGGTCTTCACGAGTGATTATCAGAGGAATCAGCGAGATCGATGGGAGCAATCAGCCACTTTATGTGATCGACGGAGTACCCGTAGACAACGGTACTTTAGGACAAGCCACTCAAAATGGTGGATTTGATTTGGGGGATGGTTTATCTGATATTAACCCTGATGACATAGAGTCTATCTCCGTCCTCAAAGGTGCTTCAGCAGCAGCTCTGTACGGTTCCCGTGCACTCAATGGTGTAATTCTTGTAACTACCAAAAAAGGATCTAAAAGCGGCAAAGGCTGGTCGATTGATTTCAACAGCACAGTTACTTTAGATAAAATTTCTACCAAACTCGACGAACGTCAGCAGGTGTATGGTCAGGGTTCAAATGGTGCCTTACCTGAATCGATTGACAGAGCCAGAAATATCACTTCTTCCTGGGGAGCACCATTAGACCCAGCACTGACCGTTACTCAAGTGGATGGCACTGACAGACCCTATGGACTGGTAGAAAACAATATCCAAGGATTATTCGATACAGGCGTAACCTACAACAATACGCTAGCCTTATCAGGAGGAAATGAAAACGCTAACGTCAGACTATCCTTCACTGATATCGATAACTCAGACATCCTACCCAACAGTGGATTGGATCGCCAAAACGCCACTTTGAGAGCCTATTCAAAATTGGGCAAGCATGTGGAAGTAGATGGCAAACTATCGTACATCACTGAAAAAGTAAACAATCGTCCTGCACTGACTGACGAAGTCACCAATATCGGAAATGGTATCATTGGTTTGGCACCGAATTTTGATCAGGCCTGGCTGGAAACTTACAAAAATGACGATGGTACATATCTGGACTACACTGGCAATATCTATAGAGCCAATCCTTATTGGACGATCAACGAGACTTACAACAATAGTGAGAAAGACCGTATCCTAGGTTTTGGGTCTATAAAAGTCAATTTCACGGACTGGTTGTCCTTGAAGGTAAGAAGTGGTTTAGATTATTTTACATTCAATCACCACGAGTTCTACAACAAATACACACCGACCAAAGAAGGTGGTCAAATGGTAGATCTTACTACCACCTTGAAAGAAACCAACAATGATTTCTTGCTTTCTGCTAATAGAGACCTATCTGATGATATTAGCATGAGCTTAAGTGCTGGGGGTAATTTAATGCATAGCAAAGCCTCTTCTACCAGAATAAGCGGGTCCGAAATAATCATTGAAGGGGTAGATGGTTTAAATAACTTTCAAAACATTGTGGTGACACCAAGCGGAGCCGAGAAAAAAGTGAATTCATTATATGGATTTGCTAGCTTCTCTTTTAAAAACTATCTATATCTAGACTTGACCGGAAGAAATGATTGGTTTTCTACGCTACCTTCCAAAAACAGATCACAATTTTACCCATCAGTTTCGGCTAGTTTCATCCTTTCGGATGCGGTGGACTTAGGGTTGGATGCCTTGAGCTTTTTCAAGATTAGAGCTTCTTATGCGGAAGTCGGGGGGGACGCTGCCCCATACCAATTGGCTAACACTTACTCTTTGACTGGCCTGTCCCACCTAGGTGTACCTTTGGCAGAAATTTCCGGGAATCAGATCAGCAACCCTGATTTGAAACCTGAAAGAACAAATTCCATAGAATTGGGTACTGACATCAGATTCTTCGAAGGCAGAGTTGGGCTGGACTTCGCCTATTATACAACAACCACAGACGACTTGATCTTCAATGCTCCAGTTGGTGAGACCACAGGCTACAGATCAGCTATAGTAAACTCTGGTCAGTTAAAAAATGAAGGTATTGAGTTGTTGCTAAACACTACGCCTTTGAAATTAGCTAATGGCTTACAATGGGATTTGTCTTTGAACTTTGCGAAGAACAAAACCACAGTAGAATCCTTACACCCAGATATTCCAGTAATCACAATTGCCGATGCGAGATGGGCTGGAGTAAAAATTATCGCAGAAGAAGGTTCTGAATTCGGACTAATCACTGGGCGAGGTTTCTTAAGAGATGACGAAGGAAATATCATCCATGGTGCAGACGGGATGCCTCGTTTGACAGAAGAGCCTATTGAACTAGGAAGCACACTACCAGACTGGACAGCAGGAGCGATTACCACACTTTCTTACAAAGGCATCTCTCTCAAGGCTTCATTCGATGTGAGAATGGGCGGAGACATTTTTGCAGTTACTAATATGACTATGTACGGCTCTGGTGCTCATCCTGAAACGTTGGAAGGTAGAGAGGGTTGGAACGATTACGCACAGCGTAATAGAGACGCTCAGGATGCTTGGGTTGACGCTGGCAATGCACCAGAAGATTTCGTCAATCTACCAATCGACGGTGGATACATAGGCCACGGAGTAAAGGAAACAGCAGCTTCGACAGACGACAATCCTGAATACGAAGCCAACGACCAAATCGTGAATCCTGCTGACTATTGGAACTTTGTTTCCAGTAACGTACCGGAAAAATTTGTCTATGACGCGAGCTACATCAAACTAAGAGATCTATCTCTTGCCTATTCTTTACCTGTTAGTATTCTGGACAAGACGCCCTTCACCAATGTGAGATTTGCCGTGATCGGCAGAAACCTGTGGACACTGTACAAAAATGTACCAAACATTGACCCTGAATCAACCTACAACAATGGCAATGGTCAAGGATTAGAATATGGTTCGTTGCCTACCAGAAGGCATTATGGCTTCACACTTAATGTTTCATTCTAA